In Lactuca sativa cultivar Salinas chromosome 5, Lsat_Salinas_v11, whole genome shotgun sequence, the DNA window gccaaaaagtattttattgagatttcatGTTTTAGCCTTAACATCGTTTTACCGGTATTGTTAccgatcttcgattggtcataacttcttcgttataactcggattttattgttctttatatttttggaaaccttgatacgatatctaccacttagtatactcaaACTGAGcttttttgaacatttcatttttgacgctATTTTTATTAATTGACAAAGATATTACAATAGTTGACTTCCAGTCGTTTCATTGACCTGAAGTATCGGGTTGTTACACCATCAAAGATAACTCTCCTACATAAGTTCATAAGGGAGAAAGCactagtagggtttgagccagaagcagtgttgaaagacatctgaaaaagaaagataaaatttagattagataagagtcattaatataacacccaaatgaaatattaaggataggacccaacacaatattttacaatttggaagaggggtgtcgtaatccaattgcaaaatacatgaaggtaggtaaatgatgatttaccaatttccaccatgaaaaacaaaattgattattaagttttaattggattgaaattcctagattcctttgagattcattgaacttttcaatggtatgtttaaatcttgattatgcctttcaagtttgtgactgagataccgaggatcacaaacaaggtgtgaataaccatgcaaatgcgTTTGGTACACTCGAAgccatttatcacctaatcagtgtgtcagttaaccacacacgctccattaatgaattggcaaggtgcaaagtgcaattttatggattagcatcaatttcacatttttcctaaattaactaagattgggaatttaataatacatttagttactttataattttcattatacttttaacgagaattaatgtcctatcctacccgttcagctaacgatcccccaccagtcaaggaagcggtggatgagagtggacacccattaaaccaccattttataggtaataaccttatacccccctttatagactggcttcgtgaatgaggcctactaatggtaagactgacttgtcttatacacatatataattattaaacttttaatattataatactataagggttgaattttaaacttttaaaattctagggtttggaattaaagtattcataagtgtgactttacaaattgcaaaacttgagggcaagttttgaaactcttcaaaacttttcatttccacAACTTATGAGTTTGATGACTTTTAAAGaaaaactttttattttccataacttgaggacaagttatggagttcattaaaGGCATATAGATCAatttttaattaacaaaataatcaaataattcatcaATGATGTAGTTAAACTCATAagacaagataattcatatcaacaatttgcaagaaattagcctaatcatataaactaatacaaatcttgaaattttgacaattatcttttaattggatgtgCATGATCATTACCATGTCAAGAAAACAGATTTCATGTTTcaaaaaatagtttgtggtaatgatcctaatccaattctggccaaaaactcgaaatcCAGCACCCAGAGCCATCAACTCGAAAAGTGCATgaacatgactcgtcgagtcagccagtggactccgcgagttcaccagtcagaagctagaaaatcgattttttcaagtTGGAAAATTaataagcatcaagtataacagaacacaatcctaggctctgataccactgatgggttttgagcactctagcaaccttatggtgcacatgcaaccctagatgctttggatctatgttttctctaattacacatgcaatttgattttccaaagcattcatcttaactagcatacaattgaacaaaattactagttagataacttacctcttaataggacttgtagttcttggccttcaaaagctttagcacctcaaatgtgatgcctctaatgagtcacaaacaccaagtgcaaAAGGAGGCTTGAGATAATAAGTTACTTAGCTCAAAATCAATAcacactctccaagaatgttgtggcaaccgattttggctctaagggggtctatttatagtgtagcaagcgctagggttacatccatgcaaaccctaatgcaccatgactcttcatcttacttaggctccatgggttaacctccatgggctatccatgttggtttagcccacccaaataaccatggatcattggcccacactataagattcattgatttaccaaatcagtcctcatatatttaattagtctcttttgatcactaaaataattcttgatcaatactaattaaataatatgatttcatattaatatattatacttgtaatatattaacaaatcgcaaataaccttattctcaaaagtccatcctatcaatttgcattgatgaaggcaacccaaaaggaccatgctactctcgggtcaagtacataccaattatagttatgggcttagacactaaatccaacagctTTAAGTTCTGGTACTATGAAGATTGTTTCTAATACTGAAGTGGATCCTAATGATGTTGAAACTAAAAAGGAGGCTCAAATTAAAAAGATGAAGAACTGGAAAAGGTTAAACAACTTCAAATTGAGTTAGATCAACAAGAGGCTGAGAAAAGGTAGAAAGAGGAAATAGATGCAACTTTGAAGGCATTATGACCTAAATGGACAATTAAAAGAATCTTAAACGAATAAATCAAGAATGCGGAGAAGTATTGGCTAAATCCAAGATCCTCTTTCGCAGTAGAAAATAAGAGTGATTGTCAGTTAGATTTTCCTATGACTGTGAAGGCTTTCGTGTTCAAAAGCTTTCCAAACACTATTGGTGTTCCTTTGACAAATAGCACTATGAACAAAAAGCTTTTCAAGTTTTATGCTTTGCAGTCTAGGCTACAATATGAGGTTTGGAGCTTGAAGAAGATATATAATATTCAAGAATGTGAGGTTGAAGAAATCGAAAATGGTTTTTTGAACTTCAAGTTTAAGGCTTTGCGAGGAAGCAACAATGAAGAATTTAGCTTGTCCTTTGTTGATTTACCATAGATGagtccacatgattggattatgTTGTTCAACATCTTATCAAAAGATAAAACAAAGTTTGTAGTTTAGATTCAACACATGAATAATATGATTTGATCATATGATATGGAGCTATGCAAGATGGATGTTGAAGTGGCCAATGTTTTGTAGAAGAAAACAATTATTGGGACATGCCCACAAACTAAAAATGTTGAAGAATTATAAGAAGGATTTATATAGAAGGAGCCACGGGGAGTAATTTACAAGGTACATGAAAATATAGATGTAAAGAATTGCATTATGTTCTTACAAGACGAACGCTGTTATCGATCTGATATACTAACAAAAGCTAAAATGATGAATTTGAAGAATGATATAAAGTGTGTATCTGATATGTTATGATGGTGGATCACAGTTCCAATCATACTTGTTGGAAATATCCCTCAGATGTTTGAAGAAGTCAAGTAAAGAAAACTTCTGCGACTCAACATAAAGGGGGAGACTGTTAGCTCTCATATTCTGTAGGTGTTGTGTTTGAGTCTGTATGCAAAAGGTTTCATAGTTTTGTATTATATAATCTTCAGCTTGTATATGCGAATTGATATTTTGCTTTCGTAGTTTTTGCGCTAGGCTTCGCAGCTTTTGTTAGTAAGTTTTGATAGGTTGTCTTAGCTTATGTGTCATGACCTCATTGGTCATTTTCTAACCGATTCCCTTGTTATGTCCTATATATAAGGGATGTTAGTTAGATAGAGAAAGTGTCTTTTGAGAGGTTCTTAGGTAACTTTGTAATCGAGCTTCTTACTCTCTAATCAAAATCCAGATCATATTTACTTGTGTGTGTTCATTCAATTTTTAGTGTTCAAACATGATTTATATCTTCTAGAATCTAATCGATCCAACATGTACAAGCATAGTCAACATAATAAATGAGATAATGGAATTCACTTTATTGCTTACCCTTATAGGGTCAGTCATGTTTAAGAACACTAAACCTTTTCCACTCTATCGAAGAGGGTATTCGTGGACAATATTACACATAAAAGGGAAAAGTCAACATAATAAGAGAGTTAGTGAAAACTCACTAGATGAATTACTTGAACAGCTAACCACGGTTTAATAGACGAGCATGCACACCAAACACATATTAAACTATAATACTATTTCTGATTAATAACTATCTAATCTAATAACTAATAACTAAATACTTCATCAATCCCATATATACTTTCATGACTATCAAGTATGGATTAGCAAGTCAAGACAATCGGGATGCAGGATCATTTCGACATATAACCTTTCGGAAATCCAACAGTTACGCCAACATGTCTATCCTAAACACCACTCACGttagtagatcaatcaatataataaCTGAGATTAGTGATTAATCTTATACTTGGGTTCATAACAACGATAATATGTATATTCTATATCAAGTTATGCTTAGGTGAAAATATAAAGTACTCGATTGACGAATGACACGGAAAACGACAAGCGTAACTTTAATGCTAAATCCTTCTTTTTGTTGGTTCTTTCCAATGCTTTAGTGCTTCGCTAACGATACTCACGAATGAGAAATCAAATCATGAGggactgatatatatatatatatatatatatatatatatatatatatatatatatatatatatatatatatatatatatatatatatatatagagagagagagagagagagagagagagagaaatgggtgAGGATTAAATGAGTTTGAAGACCTATTTATATGGAATTTTTTTACCGGCGCGTCGTGTTCACCTCTACATGTCGAATTCTGCCTGCTACGTGTCATTCTCATGTTGCCACGTGTCCATGAGTGTGACACGTCGACATGTTGCGGAAGCGTATTACGCGCCGCATTTTTACTATTTTGGTCTGATGTTCAAATGACATTATCTTCCTCGTACGGACTCGGATTTTgacaaactttatatccacgcaacTGTCTCTAAGTAAACTACAACTTTTACTATATTTAGATCCGTTTGGCTAAAGTAAtatattttcactttgaaccaATAAGAACATTTATCTTTATAAGTGAGAAAGAGGCATCACAAACACCATGTTTAAGAGAATCtagttattttttaattaaaaaatatagttattttcttaaaatttccATATTTTAGTTAATAAGCTTCTCTTATACTTATTGTAAAGGTATATTCTAAGAAGCACTTTTTACACGTAGAAGCTGACGTGGAGGAGTGTTTCCATACCAATTCCTAGTAATTTTTACGCGTAGAAGCTGACGTGGAGGAGTGTTTTCATACCAATTTCTAGTAATTGTGGAGTGGAGTTGTGGTGATCTATGAAAGCTTCTCTCattatctctctatctctcttttgttagcactttttttttctatttttctctcttttctCCGTTAAAGTGAACACTATTTTCCTAACCTTATAAAATTTGTGGAATGATTAAATGTTTGATATAAAATAGTTATGAAATTATTTAATAATGAGGTTACTTGCTTTTTCGCCCGTAACATACCAGGTAGCCTAACACGACAAACCAAAATGAAAGGGAAATGAAATTGTCGGTTTCTTTATAAGTACAGGAAACACAAACCATTCATCCCCAATTTCGATAACTCCAACTGTTTCTCTTTTCTCAAATCAAATCAAAAACCTTCAAAAACATGGGAGCACTTTCTCGATTCATAGCTCATGTCTACACCCTTTTCTTAGTATTCTTCACTGTCCTCTTCCTGGAGCTCGTAATCTTGGTTCGCTCAGTCGCCGGAAGTATTGGTTACACGACGGCAGCCGACGACCACCCAATGACCACCGCCCAGTACCTCAAATTGATTGACGAAAAAAACCCAGCGAGTCGGTACAAAACCGCCGGATTAGAACGTAAAGAGTGTTCGGTTTGCCTTTCTGTATTCGACGACGGCGATGAAATCAGGAGATTGAAATGCAAGCACACGTTTCACAAGGGTTGCGTTGATAAGTGGCTGGAGCAAGATAGAGCCACATGTCCGATTTGCCGGAGTTTGGTGTTGCCGGAGGCGATCGTGGTTAAATACAGTCAACGACATCAGATTCCTCTGCATCGCCGCCGCAGGGAGTTTTACGGTGGTAGCGATGAGGAGCTCATACTCTTGTTGACTTCTTTACATGGTAATTATATGCGTAGATTCATGTAATTAGTTTGTATTTCTAACTTTAgtgattataaaattaattaggaAATCCTTTTTAAAGGGTTTCATTCCGTGAAATTATATGcaaattaataatctaataattTCTAACAATAATTACAATACAAATTGATCGAGGTTGGCTGCCTAACTACGATTGAATGCTGTAATTAATTTTGTGTcacattttttgatttttccaactttttgtTTGACGTAATTTCTTCTTGAATTGATGtctatttaattatataaaacacaAACATCTGGTGGAGGTTTTTTGGGTTGATGAGGAGAATGTAATTAAATTCATATCATTTTTGTGGTTGTTGTGACTTGTGTGTCAATCTGTCAATATTTGCTTTTGGGGATCAATTATGCCAAATACATTTCCCTTTGTTGAGTATTCTCTCAAAAAGATTTTGATGTTGGATGTCTTTTGCTACTATTGGTTTTGTTTGTTATGTTCAAACATCGTGATTAAAGATCAAAGTGACTCATGTGGAGACTTATAATTATTGTAAAGTACATTGCCTTTAGGTTTTACAAAAGAGCGATTTTTCTGGTTCTATTTGGTCTTTCTTTATCTaattaaaaacttaaaaaatatgtatatataaacaaaagagAAAAACAGAACTACAAGGCAATATATAAACGATTTCTTTTTATGTGTAAAGATTGAAATAAAGAATGTGTTTACAGTTTTACATGAGTGTTAAGATAATAAAATTCGTTTAAAGACAATTACATGGTGTTCTTGTTTGAATTGAAGTAAACAAAACATTAACAAGAAATTTATCCGGGTTTGTCTATTAAGAAATGGGAGCTGATTCgtacacaataattttttttctatacaCAACAATTGGTGCTTTAAAAcgttgtattgtacaactatataatacatgaattgttgtgtatggcaaaaaactgttgtgtacgaatcacttcccTTAAAAAATGAGTTGAATACAACGGATCAATATACATTTGCATTTCTTTCATAATTGAAAACTTTATATATTCCTTTTTAGTAGGGTGTTgatcgggtaaaattttcgggtttcgggtaattcgggtcgggtaatttgggtttttcatataaaaaaattacCCATTACCCTACCCAAATTAAATTCGGATGATTCGGGTAAGGGTAATTTGGGTATTAtccgatttttaattttttttttaatttttagtggCACCTAAAAATAAATGTAATGAAATAAGTATGTCGTTCTAaactttgaacattgagattttttagtcaataataTTTGAAATATCAAgtattctttccaaactttcTATCTTGGGTTGAATTCtctaattttttttctctttttcttgtGGAACTTGATCATTGGTTGGGCTCAACTTCAATCGTTTTATCTTCTACTTCAATATAGTCATCCATTGGTGACGAATACCAACGAAGAGCGGACGAGGTACAAGGGTTTTTTAACGTGGGGAAAATAGAACGAGCCTCAACGAAGGAAATTGGGATTTGGGAATTGGGAGGGACCGATAAACTCATAAAGGGacattatttgttatatatattttgggtaatcgggtatacccgaaacccaaacAACTTACCCTTTACCCGACCCGAAAAAAATTCGGGTTACCCACTTACCCGAAAAAAATAACCCGATACCCAATTTACCCGACACgatttacccgatacccgaaaaaATCGGATGGGTAATTTGGGTAACGGGTATTTTTTGACAGGGCTAATTTTTAGGTAAACTAAAAAAAGGAGTTACATTTAACCTAACTCAGATGGACTTGAACATGAGAATATTGGTTCAAAGCCAAACAATAGTTACCAATTcaagtacaacaatagttaccaatCCTAACTACAACTTTTGTGCTGAGTTAAACTTAAAAATCTTATTATAGTTATATTCTTTTTTAAATTAGATTTGTAAAAGAGACAATTGATATTTTCAACCTAGGTTTATAAACATCGTTGACCAATCTAATGTAGAACTTTATATATTTTATGAAAACAATTGTAAAAAACGTTTGTATATTACTTTTGgagttttaatttagaaaatgattAGAGGGGGAATCGAAGACGGCCTTCTTCATTTAAAGAAAATTGTCATAAAGGTTCTCTTGATCTAAATCcaatttgaacatatatatatatatatatatatatatatatatatatatatatatatatat includes these proteins:
- the LOC111898018 gene encoding RING-H2 finger protein ATL11; amino-acid sequence: MGALSRFIAHVYTLFLVFFTVLFLELVILVRSVAGSIGYTTAADDHPMTTAQYLKLIDEKNPASRYKTAGLERKECSVCLSVFDDGDEIRRLKCKHTFHKGCVDKWLEQDRATCPICRSLVLPEAIVVKYSQRHQIPLHRRRREFYGGSDEELILLLTSLHGNYMRRFM